In the genome of Brachypodium distachyon strain Bd21 chromosome 3, Brachypodium_distachyon_v3.0, whole genome shotgun sequence, the window TGAAACAAAGTACCCTACCCTTACAAaaacaatcatcattacaGAGAAATTTAAGTCAAgttgcaacaaaccaaaggaACGGTCAAGTTCATTTCCCATTTATGCAGAGCTAGAGATATCAAGCTACACAAGTATAATGGGCCAAAAAACCAATCTCAGCGTGACAtactagctttttttttcatgtcttGACCTGTATTTTTGCTCATGCAGAACTTGCTGAGCCACTACCATGCAAACAGAGTTCATCCATTTATGTCGTGTGCAGTTTCCATGTTCTAAAGAAAATCAATCATCATTAGTAACTACTAGTCAAAGAGATTGGAAAAGTTTAGTGGTAATATTTGATTCTTATTTTCTGGACCTGATGCACTTGCATAGGGAATCTCAGAATATTGCCAGAACAGATGATTATTTACTGTACCATGAACTATGTTATAGAACCACAACATAATATTCCAGAGAAGCAACACTATGATTGGCAGGATGCAACATGAAAGTGATACTGAGACTAGAGAAGGTTGTTTTTTCAATATGACCGATGAAGGTGTTTTCTCCTACTGCTAACAAAACCATACGAAAGACAGATTTCAATTAACTTGAGGAGGAAGGTAACCTCTTGAGGAAGTTCATGTGCGAGCAGAAATAAAGTTCTAGACCATCCTCCAGCAGAACCATGTAGCAGAAAAGCACTTCCAAGAGCCATCCCGTCAGTGAAGTTATGCTGCATTAttcatatatttattttctgaacTTCAACCAAGATAACCTAGTAAAAAGTGAAAATCTAATATACAAAGAAGTGCATGTTTGCAAGACGAAACATAAAAATGGCTGTGATAAAAGAACCTAAAGATGGCTAGATACAAGAAAGTATTCAGATCAGACTTACAACACCATCAGAGAAAAGATTGAGGTAGCCAAACACCAAGTTTGAGTTTGAAACAGGGGAATCTTCACTCGCTAATGCTTTGCTGGGAGCAGGATCAGTTTCAGATTTGCTAGGCTCTTTATCAGAGGCACTGGAACTGGAAGAGCTCCTCTGTTCATCAGAAGAAGACATCAAGGCTGTGAGCTGAGCAGGTGATAATACAAAATGCTTCACTATAATAGCCGAGAATACAGTCCAGTTAGAGCATAATCTTACTACAATTCTAATTTGCCATACATTTCCCTTATGCTATTCCTAGCACACCCTAAGGGGATACGCAATAGTAGAGTCAGTACTGACTCTCCACGTCATCTAGAGTCAACGATAAAATAACACGTGCAATGGCTTGTGTCTTTAAAGTGACTCTAGAtgatttgttagcattaaatACGACTTTGTGCAATGGTTAAAAGGTTGACTCTTAGCTGACTCTTAGTCGATTCTTTCCTGAAGAATCTGACTCACCACGAAGAGTcagttctcttctctctcctatttttctttccttacataaacaaattttaaataagaGTCAGTTAAGAGTCACCCATTGCAGATGCCCTAAGCGTCAGATCAGCTGAAACACCTACCCATGTGGCAATAATCCTCCGAAACAAGACATGATGCCAGAAATGGAAATGCCCTGTAAGAACTGGCTACTATTACAGTTAAGTGATGTAATCACAACAAATGTGGAGAAGGAAAATTATGGTCACAGCGTGTGGGCTAATACATGTTTATTGCCCAGAACACTTGGTTCCACAATTTTCAGGCATGTTTTCCATGACATTTTCTGTTGACAACTATCGGTAGCAGCCTATTACCTCTTTTACGTTGTAAAATGTATATGGACTATATAAGAAATATGCAAATACTCATGGTCTCATGCGACGATAAATACAGAAAACTTATGAGAACACATTGTATTATACCCTCATGCCTTCAGATTTTGTATCAACCAGAATTAGATATTATACCTTACGTATAGTAGCATTAGACTCTTTATTACTTCTCTCATCTAATTTTCCAATTGAATCATCATGCAAAGAATCTTTTTCTGTAGGATCTGTGTCTTTACCCTCATGATCACTTTCTGTGTCATCCAACTTTGCCTTATCACTGATGTCTTGTCGATTATGATGGTGATGATGGTGCCCATGACCGAAGCTATGAGCTCCCTTTTGAGAATTGTCTTCAACATACCTCACAATCTTCTCCACAATAAAGAACAATACAATACCAACTGCATGAAATTGTTGAAAGTTTCAAGGAACATTGCATAGCAGcatggaaaaagaaagaaaaaaatagcagttattttttttgaatgatAAGGTTTACAATTTGCTCATACATTTACATACTTTTAATAACTACCAATAGATGCCTCATAAAATCAAGCACATCCAACCGCCAAAGAAATTCGAACTTCAAGAGATAATAAGCAATAATTGTTTGGCCTTGCAGCATCTTTGATGCAGGTCGGTATACTCACATAAAATAGACATGCCAACGGAGAGGTCTTCCAGAGAGTGTGCATGTGAATGCTCATGAGCATGACTATGATCTTCATGATCATGTGAATGAGAATGCCCTCCACCTTTATAGACATAGAAAAGTAAACGAGCGAGAAATAAGAGTGCAGCTAAGGCAGACTGACACCATAAATGACAAAATAGCACTGCAGCAATGAAGGAGTATTCGAGCTAAAAAGTGGGCGGAAATACAATACTGGTATGCTCGAAACTCTAAAACTTCCCCGGAGATTCACCGGAAACAGTATAATTTCACAAtaacctactccctccgatccatattaattgtcgaaatattacatgtatctagacgctttttacacataaatacatccatatttgggcaaatttgagacaattaatatggatcggaatTCCCAGGTTCCAACTTCCAAACAGGGCCATTGCTAGGTCTACACTGTTTCTCTAAACTTCGATGTCAGCATGAGGAACAAACCATGCTATTAAGTATTAGCTCAAATTCAGTAATTCAGTTTCATAACTAATACAATCAGAGTGAAGGGCAAGCAATGGTATTGGGACCAAATATTGTGATCCGCCACCTAAAAATATCACATATTTTCATCGAGTAGatgattaaaaaatttagTACACTACAATATTATCGGGCAATGTGAGAGCTACTGTGCTTCTATTTGGAAATATAAATATGTCTTAAGAGTTGGGCATTGATTACATTGAGAGGGTAGATTGTTTATTCAAAATCCTGCACAAATTCACTTCCACAGCCCCTTTGCAAAATACACCGATCTGTTATACCCCAGGACACCTCCTTTACCAGCATATGTATGCGAGATAAAAAGTACATATAATGACGGCCCTGAGAAACTGATATGGGGCTGAGGTACAACTTCAGTACATACGGAAATGGTATGATAACTAATGACAATTACATGTTTGACGTTGACAACGAATACATCAACCTCTTAGTGTATACACCAATTCTGACGTTTTGAGGAACACAGCTGATGGCATGGACAAAAAATACAAGGACAGAAAAAAGATATAATGTATCTAAGAATATACCAAAAGCATGGGGAAGTTGATGAAAGAATGAATCTCCAAGCATTGCTCCAGCCTGCAGAAACATCGTAAACGAAATGAAAAAACACTCAAGTTATGCTACTGCTTATGCCTACCTACATCAATCCAGTTTGGAACCTAAAGAAAGGAACGAAAGCAAAATAAATACTTGGTACGACAAaaccaagaaacaaaataatcGTGGGACATCCTCTCATTCGCATCTCAGGTTACTTCCACTACAAATTAGTACGATTGTGCATTATAAATATTGCACAACTTAAACATGTTCCTGACCAGCATTTCCAAACTACAACCACCTATAGAGGCGATAAGCCTATAACACAGAATAAGGATGGATATGAATGATTCCTGGATATATATAGATTTATCCAAATGGGCTATAAAATTTCAACATTGTCACATTGCATAAGCCATTCACTTGCTTTATAGTTTTATATGAGCTTATGTGCAAAAATCATCAGCAAAAggtgaagaaaacaacaaaaagatGCATCCAACTTGTTAGATCGCCAAGGTGTTTCAGAACGAAACTTAAGACAATCTAGGCTATTTAAAACCTAACCAGGATTTGAGTAAGCTGCAGgtatatatatctatttgctggctttatcttcttctttttttaaaagagcTCTGATAACTGCAAGTTCTGCACTTACCCCAAATACCGCAAGTGCATCCACCATGGCCTTGGATGGTTTCCCCTTAACTGCCAAAGGCAAATGACAGAAACAGTCAGAACATGAGGACAAGGTGCAGAAAGATGGTTGCAATGGGACAAGCAGGGCACTCACAGAAGATTACTGGGAGGAGAACGAGGCAGACAAGCGACGCCATGCTGACCAGCAACGAGCACCCCATCGCGCTCAACCACACCCCTACCATTCCCCAAAATTCTCAGTGGTGTCGGGGTTTAGCACGCCTAGAAATCGCACGTTTAGACAGAGTAAATTTTTTAATCCTTACCCATGGGAGACATCTCGGGCTGAAAGTCGCCGTGGCTGTGGTCATGGTGATGAccgtggtggtgatggtggtcGTGGCCCAAGGCGTCGAGCTCGAgatccgcctcctcggccagctcctccgggagcagccgctGGATCTCgtcgcggtggtggtggtggtgggtatcaccgccgccgcagctgtgCCCGTGGTCATGGTCATGGTGGGGCTCCTCGTCGTGGCCGCCGTGGAACGGGcaggaggacgccgaggagtCCCCGtgtccagcggcggcggcgacggcggcggccaggagcAGCAGGGGAAGAAGGCGGGGGGGCATTAGGGTTGCGGCGGTGCGCGCTCGCGGGCACCCGGGGGCGGAGCGGCAGTCCATCAAGAGGAGGACTAGCTTgccccctttttcttttctttttgagggaCTAGTGCCGAGTTATGCACATGGCGTCGATGGTGTAGGCGATGACTGACACGATGAAGAGGACAACTATGCCCACGATACAGATAGTAATAACTATGCCCACGATACAGTCGTAATACTAAAGGCGgcagtgtgtgtgtgtgtgtgtgtgtgtgtgtgtgtagagacacacacacacacacacatacatatacaGGTGATCATGCAAAACATGCGAATCCTAATTACAAAGATATGATCGTGCCAATATATAGGGCAGGCTCAAAGCATTGAAAGGAAACGAACCAAATTCAATCAAGTTAATTTTAATTGTAATGACATGATCGTGCAATATCGGGCAGGCTCAAAACACTGAAAGGAAAACGAACCAAATTCGATCAATCTAATTCTAATTATATGACCGTGCAAAAATAGGGCAGGCTCAAAGCATGGAAAGGGAATAATCGAATCTCCACGGTACCGCAGTAGTAGTTGCCTAACAAAACAAACGCGGTACTTCAAACAAAACAGAAAGTAGGTAAGTGTTACGTGCGTTGCTACTTGCTATGGATTTCATCGATTCATTTATGTTTAAAACAATGCTATTTGGATTGATAATTTAAACATTCACAACGTTTGTTCGtaatttttatgtattttctgATGAGCCATAGTTGTAGCACATTATTTCCAACTTTTCAAGGAAAGTGTCATGGCAAAAAGCTGCTATAAAGAACCTTCTGTACTTATGAAACGAGAatgattcttttttgttgaagAGTATGCAAGATATTGGTGTTAGATAagataaaataataaatataGCAGCGTATAATATGAATGGACGTCGATTATTCATGCAGCAATCGGTCGAATGTTTGAAAAATAAACGATGAAAGGATCGTTTACTTTCTTTCACCGATTCTTAATTATACAACATTCATTGTGATCTCATCGAAGAAAACGTACGGTTCTGTATATAGGGTCGTGCAAATGTTGTGTCTTCAAGACAGCTTTTCACTCTCGATTTGGATATGAGCA includes:
- the LOC100828517 gene encoding IAA-alanine resistance protein 1, giving the protein MDCRSAPGCPRARTAATLMPPRLLPLLLLAAAVAAAAGHGDSSASSCPFHGGHDEEPHHDHDHGHSCGGGDTHHHHHRDEIQRLLPEELAEEADLELDALGHDHHHHHGHHHDHSHGDFQPEMSPMGVWLSAMGCSLLVSMASLVCLVLLPVIFFKGKPSKAMVDALAVFGAGAMLGDSFFHQLPHAFGGGHSHSHDHEDHSHAHEHSHAHSLEDLSVGMSILFGIVLFFIVEKIVRYVEDNSQKGAHSFGHGHHHHHHNRQDISDKAKLDDTESDHEGKDTDPTEKDSLHDDSIGKLDERSNKESNATIRKRSSSSSSASDKEPSKSETDPAPSKALASEDSPVSNSNLVFGYLNLFSDGVHNFTDGMALGSAFLLHGSAGGWSRTLFLLAHELPQEVGDFGILVRSGFTVSKALFFNFLSALVALAGTALALSLGKDPGHSSLIEGFTAGGFIYIAVAGVLPQMNDQKTTLSNSLTQLIFLTMGMLVALGISLVE